The following is a genomic window from Hyalangium gracile.
GAGCTGGAGGGGCTGGCAAAGCCCCTCGTCGACGCCGCCCTGAAGATGTGCGAGCAGGTGCTGTCGCAGAAGACGATGTTCCCCGGGGACGTGGACGAGGTGCTGATGGTGGGCGAGCAGTGCCGCATGCCCCTGTTCCAGCAGCGCGCCAAGGAGTTCTTCGTCGGCGTGCCCATCTACGTGGACGAGCCCGGCCCCTCCGTGGTGCTGAGCGCCGCGAGGCTGGGCTCCTCCACGAGCACCCCGCCTCCCAGCTCGACGGCGCCTCGGCGCTGAGCCTCAGCCACCGCGTGGTCCACGTGCGCCAGGTGCCCGCCCGGCCTCAGTTCCCGCGAGAGGCACGTCCGGTCGAGGTGCCGGCCGCGCTGGGGCCGGGCTGCCGGTCGATCTCGCTGGAGGGGTAGGCCTTCGCCGCTTCCAGGTAGTGCTGAGGCTGGATGCGGCGCCGCTCCCGGCGGCTGAGCCCCTCTGGAGTGATGAGCTGGGGCTCGCCGCCGGGGGGCGCTTCCACCTTGAGCCCGTCACAGAAGAGCCACTCGGTGCGGCCGTCGGGGTGCTGCCGGGCGAAGTACAGATCTCCGTTGCCGACCGTGGGGCTGGGCGTGCACCACGACTGCTTCGCGGTGGCCTCGCGCATGGGCGCCTCCTCCTTCCACTTCTGCTGGGCCTTTCGGAGCTCGACGGCGGCCAGCGCGGCCGGTGCCTCGTCCAGCCGGGCCGTCGCCAGGCTCAGCAGCTCGGCGCCTCGTTTGGAGATCTCCGGAAAGGCTCCGGTCCGCTGGAAGGAGCACTGGCTCAGCCCCTGCAGGTTGCGACGGTGGATCTCCATGACGGGCGGCAGGCTCTGGAGCGCCTGCTGCAACAGCGCCAGGTGCTCGGCGTGCTGGAGCGCGTCGGGGTTCGTCGCCTCCTCTGTGCTGAAGAGGAAGCGCGAGAGCATTCCATTCACGGAGCTCAGTTCATCCACCAGCCAGCGGGGCTCGGTGTCGCAGAGCGCCGCATGCTCTCCGCCATAGCTTCGGTACTCCGCGCGGGACATCCCCAGCGAGTAGCGCTGGAGCGGCGCCGGCTTTCTGGCCGCGCAGGCGCCCATCAGCGCGCACAGCCCCACGAGAAGGATTCGAGGTGTCCTCATGCCCCGAATCTAGCACTTGATTTGAGCTCAAACAATCCCGGGGCCGGGCCCGTTTCACTCTCCGAGCGCTCCGTACTTCACCAGGGTGAAGCGGTACTTCGCCTGGGCGCGCATCTTCGCGGCCAGGGCGCCGTGGAGGGACTCGTCCCAGCGGGTGTACTTCTCGATGAACCGGTCCGAGGCGGCCTTGTCGCCCGCGCGCTGGATGGCGAGCACCTCGCGCAGCAGCTTGCCGACGACGTCGTGGTACTTGTCGTAGCGGATGTGGAGCCCGTCCGAGCGGGGCTCGAGCAGGCCGTTCTCGAGGAAGTAGTTCATCTGCATGAGCTGCATCATCTGGTACGACTGATCGCGCCGCGGGCGGACGATCTGCAGCACGCGCTGGATGCCGCTGGCGTAGAGCTCTCGCAGGGTGGTGTCGTCGTAGAAGAGCCGCTCGCGCAGCGCCTTGCCGAGGTACAGGGACACCAGGTCCGACTTCATCTCCTCGAAGATGCTCGAGTTCTCCTCCAGGGCGTTGCTGTTCACCGCGCGGCCCTTCACGTCCCGGTCCACGCCCAGGTAGTGGCCCACCTCGTGCCAGAGCGTCCGGTTGAAGTTGCCGCTGAGGCCCAGGTGGCCGCGGTAGGGCTCGGCCATCACCGCGTCCCACGAGGCGCGTCCGTTCGCGAAGAGGTCCGGGTGCTTCATGATGTTCTCGCGCAGCAGGATGGTGCGGCCGTAGCGCCGGGCGTGCAGCGGATCGTTGGGCAGGATGGTGGCGGTGTTGATGCCCCGCGCCTGCGCGAAGTCCGCGATGATCTGGTAGACGCCCACCGGGATGTCCGAGCTCACCGTCTTGTGCGGCTCGTAGGGCAGGCTGTTCTCGAAGGCCTGGAGCCCCTGCAGCGCCTTCTCGAGCCGCGCCGTCGCCGCGTCGTCCCGGATGAGCAGGCTCAGTGAGTAGAACGCCTTCACGCCGAACAGATCGTCGTCGTACACCTCGTAGGCGCCGATCTGGGCGTTGAGGCGCTGGAACCGGCCTCGCACCCAGGAGGCGTCGCCGGACTCATAGTCGTTGGCGAGCAGATCCCTGGCGCGGTTGCGGAGGTAGCCGGCGAACTCGGGATCGACGCCCTCCACGGCCGAGGCCGCCTCCCAGATGAGCCCGTGGGCCTTCGTCATCTGCGGCGCGTAGGCGACGGCATACGGCACGGCGTACAGCATCGCTGGATCGGGCTTCGCCGCGAGCGCGCGGAGCCGGTCGCCCAGTCCCGGGTGGAGCCCGTCGATGACGGGGTAGCGCTTGAGCGTGTCGAGATCCTTGCGCAGCAGGGCCGCGTCGGCCCGGCGGACGACGGTGCGCTGATCGAGGATCGAGGCGCGGAGCTGGGGGTGTCGCTGCAGCACCTGCTGTACCTGCTCCTTGGTGATGCCCCACGGGTAGACGTTCATGCCGGGGACGACGGGGTCCGCGGCCAGGAACGGGATGCGATGGTTCTCCAGCGTGTTGGCGATGGGGCCCTGGAACAGCCGGTAGAACGTCCGCTGCTGCTCGGCCAGAGGCGTCTTCTGTCCCTCGAGCCGCTTCCGGAGCTCGAGCGCCTGCCGGTGACGGGAGTCCTCGTAGATGTCCTGGAAGAGCTTGCCCACCTCCAGGAGCCTGGCGACGGCGGTGCGCTCACCGGGGGTGAGGCCGGACAGGTCCGGCGTGAGCCGGATGGTCTGGGTCTTCGCGAGGACCTCCTGGGCTTGATGGTCGGTCCAGGTGGGCGTGTCTGAAGGCGCGGTCGTGACGGTGGCCATGAGGAGCAGGAGGGGGACGCGGAACATGCGCGGAGAGTACCCGCCCGCCTCGAGAATGCCCAAGACAGGTCCTGGACTCGTGGTCAATGGGCCACGTACTCGCGGCACGGCTGACACACCGAGGAGCTGGCCAGGGGGGGAGTGAACTGGCCCGTCACTTGCTGCTAAGGCACCCCGCAAACCCCGCGCGAAAGCCTCCATGAGCCTGCCGCTGCTGACGCTTCCCCTTCTGCTGCTCCACGCCGCCTCGGTCTCCCCCGCGACCGTCCCTGCTCGAGGGGCGCAGGAGGCCATCCTCACGCTCGACAAGGCCGGGCGCTACATCGTCAAGGCCCACAGCCCTGCGGGCACGGCGTGTGACATCGTCGATCACGTCCGCGGACCGTTCGAGCACTCCGGCCAGGTGGGGCGCTCCAGCTGCGAGCTGGACCTGCTGCTGGACGCGGGCACGTACAAGCTGCGCCTGCGCTCGAAGTCCAAGGGCAAGGGGAACGTCACGCTGTCGGTGACGCCGTACACGGAGCTCAACCCCGCGCCGGTGCGCCTGGAGCCTCGGCGCGAGGTGAAGCAGACGCTCAAGGCCCGCCAGCAGGCCTCGTACTGGCTCAAGCTCGACCAGCGCCAGCCGGTGACGCTGCGCATCGCCGGGCGGCACGTGGGGGACGTGCGGCTGTGGCGCACGGGCGAGTGGCTGGAGCCCATCACCGCGCGAGACACCACCCCTCGGCCCCGCCCCGGCCAGCCCATCCACGAGTGGTGGTTCGAGTCCATGCTGGAGCCCGGCGTGTACCTGCTCACCGCGTATGGCTCGGGCTCCATGAAGTGGACCCAGACCGAGCCGGCGGATGACGCGGGGCTCACCGTGACGTGGGGCTTCCCGAAGGCCTCCGAGGATCGGATCGCCACCGTCACCCTGCCGGAGACGGGCCTGGCCACGCTGGAGTTCCCGGCCGAGCCGGCGGCGTTCTTCCTGTCGCGCGAGGGGGGCTCGAAGACGACCACGCGCCTGAGCCTGCACGGCATGGGAGATGACGGCTCCACGAGCGTGTTCTCCTCGGCCGAGACCACCTGCGAGATCGACGGCAAGGCGCTGGTGCCCGAGTGCGGCACATCCTCCAGCGTCAAGCGCCGCCGGGTCGCGCTCATCCGGGGCGAGCCGGGCGCCCGGCTCACGCTGCGGTGGGCTCGGCTGCTGGAGAGCCAGTGGCAGGACGGCGTCTACGCGAGCGGGGCTCAGTCGGTGCGCTTCAACGTCGTGAAGGGGGGCGACTACTTCGTCGGGATTCATGAGACGCCGCTCGACCAGGACTTCGCGCCCGTCGGCTGCGCGCTGAGCCAGCTCTTCTCCAATGGCGAGACGCTGCTGCAGCGGCGGGATCTGCTCCAGGTGGGGCCCGAGACGCCGTTCCGCCGCGCGTTCAACTACAACGGCAGCTCCGCCACGCTGCAGTTCGAGCTCACCCGCTCCGGGCGCTACGTCTTCCAGACGGCGGGCGAGCGGAAGAGCCGCTGCGAGCTGTTCCGCTACGACGGGGACAAGGTCACCCGTCTCACGGAGACCCAGCCGGAGGCGAAGACGTGCCGTGTCGCCTTCCCCGCGACCCCGGGTATGTACGAGCTGCGGCTGTACGGCGGGACCGAGGGCATCGAGAACGTGACGCTCGCCGCGGACGGGCCGCAGCCGCCGGCGGACACGGCTACCAAGGTGTCGTGCTCCTTCCCCAGGGTGCGCCTGAGCGACAACTCCACCTATGCGCTGACCAGCACGCGCAGCTCGGAGCGGGCGCTGCGAGGGCTGTTCGTCCGCCCGCTGCCGCTCACCTTGAGCGAGTCCATGGCGCTGGTGGTCGATGGGCGACGGAGCGTGAAGATCCCCGTGGCCAGCGGGCGACCCGTGGAGATCCGGGCGCTGGGCGGCGAGGCGTTCAGCTGCGCGCTCGGCGAGACGAAGGTGGAGGCCAAGGGAGGCACCTGCGCGCTGCCGGGCAACGCCGGGGAGCTCACGATCGAGAACCCCGGCACCTCGGCCATCACGCTCTCGCTGCGTCGGCCGCCACCGCCGCCTCCCGCGCCTCCGCCGCTGGTGGCGTTCAGCCCGAACCTCGCGCCGCTGCCGGTGCTCGCGCCCGCGACGCCCATGTGGCTGGACTTCGAGCGGGAGCAGTCGCACGCGCTCACCTTCGACGTGAAGGACGCCGGGCTCTACCACGTGACGAGCCAGGGGCTGCTCTCCACCGAGTGCCGCATCCGGACTCCGGTGGTGCAGGAGGTCGGCGCGGCGTCGGGAGGAGGACGCGGGCGCAACTGCCTGGTGTCCTCGTACCTGCGGCCCGGCCGCTACCTGCTCAACGTTCGCACGGTGGGCCAGAGCCGAGGCCGTGGTGCGGTGCTGCTCGAGCGGCGCTCGGTCAAGGCGGCGGAGGGGCTGAGCGGCGAGGCCCAGATCTTCTTCCGCGCCGACGCGGGCGATCTCATCCAGCAGAAGCTCCGAGTGCCGAAGCGGGGGACCTACACGCTGAGCACCGCCGCGCAGAGCGGGACGCTCCAGTGCCGGCTCGATGATCCGCAGGGCTGGCCCGTGGTGCCCATCCCGGCGCCCTGCACCAACTTGATGAACCTGGCGCCCGGGAACTATCTGTGGACGCAGCTGCCGCTCACGGTGGAGAGCATGCGCCGTACCTCGCTGGAGCGCGTACGGCCCACCGTCACGCTCAAGGGCAACAAGGTGCACGCGCTGCCGTTCAACGCCTGGTCTCGCGTGGAGCTGGGCAAGGACGGCAAGGACGAGTTCTCCTTCGAGCTGCCCTCCGGGCTGGACGTGTTCTTCGCGCTGACCCACGGCATGCAGGGGCGGCTCTACCAGGTGGGCGCGGACAACCAGCTCAAGCCGATCGACACCATCGCCCCGATGAGCGCGGACCTCACCCAGCCTCAGGCGAGCGCCGTGCCCCGGGTGCGCACGTACGTGCCACCTCCCGAGCCGGTCTCGGAGGAAGGGGAGGGCGGCGGCGAAGGTGAGGGCGAGGAGGGCTCGTCCGAGGAGAGCTATCAGGAGCCCGAGCCCTCCTATGAGGAGGAGGCGGAGGAGTCCCCCAGCCCGCCCGTCGCGGAGCCGCTGCCGGAGACGGATGCGCCCGCTCCCGCGGGGCGGGTGCTGTCCCTGGCGCCGGGACGCTACCGGCTCATCACCGAGCACAGCCGGGGGGACGTGGCCATCACCTACGCGGTCTACCTGCGCGTCGACACGCTGGCGCCGGGGATCGTCCGCGCGGTGTACGCACCGGCCCAGGTCCCGCTGCGCCTGCCCGCCGAGGGCACCCTGCGGCTCTCCACCAAGGGCGACACGGACGTGCGCTGCCGCATCTTCGACAGCGAGGGCCGCCTGGTCGTCGAGAACGCGGATCGCGGCGCGGACTGGAACTGCGCCATCGCCGAGCCGTTCGCCGCGGGCGACTACACGCTCGTGCTCGAGAGCCAGACGCAGCAGCCCGGCCCCACGCGCGTCTCCGTCGCGGTGGCGAAGGTGACGGACGCGGGCGTGCTCGCGGACAAGGCGACGCTCAAGCTGGATGCGGGCGTGCAGCGCGCGACGCTGCCTCCCCAGGCCGACAACGCGGTGCAGGAGGTGGCGCTGCGCTCCAAGACGGCCATCTCGTGCGCGCTCGAGGATGACAGGGGCGCGGTCGTCACGCGGCAGCTCGACACGCGCGAGTGCATGCTGCTCGTGCGCCCCGGCGGCGCCACCTGGCGCGTCCGGGTGTGGACGCTGAACAGCAGCGCCCAGGTGACGGCGGCCGTGGTTGCCCACCCGGTGGTGCCTTCCTCGGGCGGCAGCATCGCCCCCACCGCGGCGGTGCTGACGAAGGTTCCCCAGCCCGGTCGGTACCAGACGGGCGCCGGGCTGTACTGCCTGCCCGCGAGCCAGAAGGGGCCTCTGGAGCGGTGCGCGGGCGAGGTGTCGCTGGAGGCGGGAGACTGGATCTTCAGCGGCGCCGGTGGGCAGGAGGCCTCGCTGAAGCTCAACGAGGTGGTGGATGCGCTCAGCGAGCCGAAGACCGAGCGCGTGCGCCTCACCCGGGCCGCGTCGCTGCTGCGGCAGTCCACCCGGGCTCCCTCGCTCCACCTCTTCAAGGCCAGTGTGCAGGTCGGCGACCGGAGCAACCCCGCCTGTACGCTCGTGGGAGGCACGTCGCGGCAGGATGACTTCATGTGCGTGGCGGCGACCGGCCCTACGCAGCAGTCCCTGGCCCGCTGGTGGACGCCGTCACCCAGCGCGAGCGAGGCGACCCTGACGCGGCTCTCGGTGCCGATCCCCTCGGCCGCGGGAGCGCTGCAGCCAGGACTGCAGAACCTCACCTGGACGCAGGGCACGGCGCTCCAGCTGCGGATGCCCTCCACTCCCACCCGCGTGCAGCTCGCGCTGCCTCGGAATGCGTGGGCGGTGCAGGTGGAGGAGCAGGGCACGGCGGTCGACCTGTGCGCGCCATCTCCGGCGCTCGCGGCCTGCGTGCTCACCGGCAAGGGAGGCTCCATCTTCGTGTACTCCCCCGAGGAGCCGCGCACGCAGGCGGAGGTGGTCGCGATCGATCCCACGCCGCGCCGCGAGAACCTGGAGCGCCTCTATGAGCGGGTGAGCACCGCGCCCGCTCAGCAGCCCCTCGCCTTCGCCTCGCAGCCCACGCCGCGCCTGCTGACGGTCTCCGGGGCGCTCCGCTGCGTGACGACACTCGATGACGGCACGCGGCTGGAGGGGTGCGAGGCCCGCATCCCGGCAGGCCGCGCGGGCGAGACGGTGCTCGATCTGGGCGTGGGCGGCGTGCGCGCCGTGCTCACTTCCCCCACCGAGCTGAAGAGTGCCGCGCTCGGGCCCCTCTCGGCCCAGGCGAGCCCCGACCTCCCCGCGGCTCGGGCGCTCAAGCTGTCGGGGCCGCGCGTGGAGCGCTCCTTCACGCTGGCCTCCGACGCGGTGGTGCACGTCCGGGCGGACTCGGGCGTGTGCGGCCTGGCCCAGGGGGCCACGGTGCTCCGGGTGCAGGGCAGCGAGAAGGGCTGCTCGTTCGATGAGGTGCTCAAGGCCGGCAGCTATCGCCTGGCGGTTCGCGGCTTCGCGGACCGGGCGCTCTCCGGCACCGTCACCTGGACCCAGGAGCCCGTGAGGGAGCTGAAGGAGGGCGTGGCCAGCGAGGAGAGCTGGATCACTGCCTCGCAGACGCGCTTCTTCCGGTTCTCCACGCAGTCTCCGGGCCGGATCGGCCTGGGCCTGCAGGTGCCGGCGGAGCTCCTCGAGTGCACCGTGCTCGATCAGGATCAGAAGGTGCTGGGGGAGGGCTGCCAGCAGTTCCTCCAGCTCGACAAGGGCACCTGGCTGCTCGCGATCCACGCGCCCGCCAACGCCCGACCCCTCAAGTTCAAGCCCGTCCTCGTGGGACTCGCCGGCGCCAAGGCCGACGTCCCCGAGGAGTACCTGCGCGACTTCTTCCAGCGGATTGGAGAGAACCCGTGATTGCCGTTTCCCCGAGAGCCCTCGCGCTCCTCGCATTGCTCGCGGCCTTCCCCGCCGCGGCCCAGGACTACCGCCCCGCGGACGAGGACCAGCGTCCCGTGGGAGGCTCGGTCCGCATCCTCCCCGAGCAGTTCCTGCGCGGGTTCGATCCCGTCACCGTGTACTTCGACGACAACGAGGGCCCCGGCAAGCGTCCCGCGGATGACGGCGCGAAGCGGCTGAAGATCTCTCCGACCTGGCCCGGCCAGTACTTCTGGGCGGACAAGAAGACGCTCCAGTTCCGTCCCGCCGAGCCCTGGCCTCCGCTCCAGCGCTTCGCCTTCGAGGCCTCCGGCGCGCGCAAGGTGCTGGCGACGATGATGTCCGCGCCGTCGGCGATGTCTCCCTACGCGGACAGCACGAACCTGCGGCCCTTCCGCACGCTGACGCTCACCTTCCCGCAGCCGCTCCCGCTCGCGGCGCTCAAGCAGATGCTCACGCTCGAGATTCGCGACCTGCCGGGCCTGGCGGACTCGCCCACGCGGGTGGTGAAGGACTTCAACCTCTCCCAGCTTCCGCGGGACAACCAGCGCAGCCCGGCCGTCTACGCCATCACGCTCGACGAGGACGTTCCCGAGGGCAAGCAGCTCCGGGTGACGGTGAGCCTGGCGCTGGGCGAGGAGGGCAAGGTGCTCTGGACGGGGCGGCTCTCCACCCGGCCGGCCTTCCACCTCCAGTCCATCCAGTGCGGCTCGGCGAGCTTCGCGCTGACGGGCGGGGCCTCGGTGCCTCGCGACATGGCGCTCTCGTGCGGCAACCAGGGAGACCTGCCGCAGCTGGCGTTCTCCGCCGACGTGCAGGACCTGACGCTCACCGCGCTCAAGAAGCTGGTGCGCCTGGAGCCCGCCGTCCCGGATCTCCACTTCGAGGGCTACGGCAGCCGCGTCGCCCTGCGCGGAAAGTTCGTCCCCGACACGCTCTACCAGATGCGGATCTCCGCCGCGCCCATCCGGGACGACAGCGGCCGGCCGCTGCGCGATCCCGGCGACGTGCAGGTGTTCTTCCACCTCGGGTGGAAGACGGCCTTCCTTCGCTGGAGCCAGGCGAACGCGATCATCGAGTCCAAGGGGCCGCGGATGCTGCCGCTCCAGGGCTACGGCGACGCGCGGGCGGACGTGCGCATCTACCGCGTCGATCCCCTGCATGAGGGGCTCTGGCCCTTCCCCGAGCGCCCCGTCGTCATCAACGAGGAGAGCGCGCCGCCCTTCCCGGGCGAGGAGCCCTCCACGCCGGCGAACACGGCGGGCTACATCGGGCCCGAGGAGCTGATGTCCCATATCCGGCTGCTCGGCTCGCCGCTGATCTCGCGGGTGGTGGATCTGCCCCTGGCGAGCAAGAGCGGGACGACGAGCTTCGGCCTGGATCTGGGGCCGCTGCTGGACGAGGCGGTGGGCCGCCAGCGTCCGGGCTCGTACCTGGTGGGCCTGCGCCGGCTCACGGGAGCGCCCGAGCGCGCCTATGTCCGCGTGCAGGTGACGAACCTCTCGCTCACGGCGGTGGAGGAGCGCGACCGCGCGGTGTTCTTCGTCCGCACGCTGGATGACGCGAAGGAGGTCCGCGGCGCCAGGCTCGTGATCGAGGGCCAGCGCCGGGTGCCGGATCCCAAGCGCCCCGGCCAGATGATGTACGTGCCCTTCTCGCAGCCGCTCACGACGGATGACGGGGGCCGGGCGGTGCTCGGGCCGCAGTCGGACTGGCAGAGCATCAAGCGCATCTCGGTCCAGAGCGGGGATGACATCCTGGTGCTGGATCCTCGAGATCCGCCGGCTACGTTCGCCCGGAACCACTGGTCCCCGTCCTCCGGGTTCCTCGAGTGGATCGGGCAGGACATCCCGCCTCCGCCGAACGATGCGCTGCTCGGGTTCCTCTTCACCGAGCGCCCCATCTACAAGCCGGGGGAGAAGGTCTTCATCAAGGGCTTCGTGCGGCGGAAGACGGGCGGCGAGCTGCAGCTGGTCCCCGCCGCCGCGAGCACCTACGAGCTGCGGGTGACGGGGCC
Proteins encoded in this region:
- a CDS encoding NUDIX hydrolase is translated as MGILEAGGYSPRMFRVPLLLLMATVTTAPSDTPTWTDHQAQEVLAKTQTIRLTPDLSGLTPGERTAVARLLEVGKLFQDIYEDSRHRQALELRKRLEGQKTPLAEQQRTFYRLFQGPIANTLENHRIPFLAADPVVPGMNVYPWGITKEQVQQVLQRHPQLRASILDQRTVVRRADAALLRKDLDTLKRYPVIDGLHPGLGDRLRALAAKPDPAMLYAVPYAVAYAPQMTKAHGLIWEAASAVEGVDPEFAGYLRNRARDLLANDYESGDASWVRGRFQRLNAQIGAYEVYDDDLFGVKAFYSLSLLIRDDAATARLEKALQGLQAFENSLPYEPHKTVSSDIPVGVYQIIADFAQARGINTATILPNDPLHARRYGRTILLRENIMKHPDLFANGRASWDAVMAEPYRGHLGLSGNFNRTLWHEVGHYLGVDRDVKGRAVNSNALEENSSIFEEMKSDLVSLYLGKALRERLFYDDTTLRELYASGIQRVLQIVRPRRDQSYQMMQLMQMNYFLENGLLEPRSDGLHIRYDKYHDVVGKLLREVLAIQRAGDKAASDRFIEKYTRWDESLHGALAAKMRAQAKYRFTLVKYGALGE